In a genomic window of Malaclemys terrapin pileata isolate rMalTer1 chromosome 17, rMalTer1.hap1, whole genome shotgun sequence:
- the GOLGA2 gene encoding golgin subfamily A member 2 isoform X3: protein MADGSRQIKLAAAKKKLKEYQQKNSPGATAAAKKKRKSKDGSRPETPTNDDRKSPENAYFDSDVAAHNAEQLAADVPVSSNSNSLPSCGSVMPGPGSIPLSQVQDADDPRNALDENRSLSSTESLRQLSEQLNGLVSQSTSYVNGESAVSSTNMKEMETRYQELAVALDSSNLTNKQLSTKLEELKQQNQEAMNQLEKEKKGFEQKFAKEQGSLREQLQVHIQTIGILVSEKSELQTALAHTQQAARQKSGEAEDLAARLQSSRQRVSELERTLSSISTQQKQLEKHNREVVKERDSLKLDLYKQSKGSEELKQQNSELSERLHSLVSENSAMKLDLEDLHKKLEMAELMIQQFSSQSGILDANQQLQMALEERANLETQITQLSESLRQLQVERDQYVEKLKEEGSIWQQRVQQLSEQVHTLMEEKEKNVTQIQELEASVTEMLSRSAAKPNDSEPALPEGPTEAELSLQEEVQRLQQEKEELHGQYQVQVRDNEQLSHLNQEQEERLQELEKTVQRYSEESVDRQQILENMQSDKATISRALSQNRELKEQLAELQNGFVKLTNENMEVTSALQSELHVKKELAKKIGQLQEKLAELTETVELKTQEAQGLQEQRDQYYGHLQQYTVAYQHLANEKEELHKQYLLQTQLMDRLQHEEVQGKVTAELHLKELQQTKESLAAVAKENRELQAQISQLAAEVDDRVLHRVEGDGVETEKMIEETVTSSLVIPEDFESREEMVTFLTSAMSQVEKEREEMRQQLAEQKRQCRGLLQQIAALRQEQQHNVTSGGGYTTDTVPVEVHEALKTAMEKLQSRFTDLMHEKADLKDRVEELEHRCIQLSGETDTIGEYIALYQSQRAILKQRHREKEEYISRLAQDKEEMKMKLLELQELVMRLVGERNEWYSKYLAAAQNPDLLASQESGNAIAVERRIELNATDGEGLREVSLADEPEQEAAVLESHVSSHSKGPQPSPEDPTAKQIMQLLREIQNPQERVGSLLENPCIPFFYRADENDEVKIMVI, encoded by the exons ATGGCGGACGGCAGCAGGCAGATCAAACTGGCCGCGGCTAAGAAGAAG CTGAAGGAATATCAGCAGAAGAACAGCCCTGGAGCAACAGCAGCGGCCAAGAAGAAACGAAAAAGTAAAGATGGAAGTAGACCTGAGACTCCAACAAATGATGACAGAAAGTCTCCTGAGAAC GCATACTTTGACAGTGATGTTGCCGCTCATAATGCTGAACAGCTTGCTGCTGATGTCCCCGTGTCATCTAACAGCAACAGTCTACCTAGCTGTGGCTCTGTTATGCCTGGTCCTGGTAGCATACCGCTGTCACAG GTACAAGATGCTGATGATCCTAGAAATGCCTTGGATGAAAATAG GTCTCTCTCATCGACAGAGAGTCTCCGCCAGTTGTCTGAGCAGCTCAATGGCTTGGTGTCACAG TCCACATCCTATGTGAATGGTGAAAGTGCTGTCTCTTCCACAAATATGAAGGAGATGGAG ACACGTTACCAGGAGCTGGCAGTAGCCCTAGATTCCAGCAATCTAACTAACAAACAGCTCAGTACAAAACTAGAGGAATTG AAACAGCAAAACCAAGAGGCTATGAATCAGCTGGAGAAG GAAAAGAAGGGGTTTGAACAGAAGTTTGCCAAGGAGCAAGGATCATTGAGGGAACAGCTACAG GTTCATATCCAGACTATTGGAATCCTAGTCTCTGAGAAATCTGAATTGCAGACAGCACTAGCACATACACAACAAGCTGCCCGGCAGAAATCAG GAGAAGCTGAAGACCTTGCTGCACGGTTGCAGTCATCTCGCCAGAGGGTATCTGAGCTGGAACGCACTCTGTCCTCCATCTCTACGCAGCAGAAACAGTTGGAGAAA CATAATAGAGAGGTAGTGAAGGAGCGAGACAGCCTGAAACTGGATCTGTACAAACAAAG CAAAGGCAGCGAGGAACTCAAGCAGCAGAACTCGGAACTGTCGGAGAGACTTCACTCCCTGGTCTCTGAGAACTCAGCCATGAAACTGGATTTGGAGGATTTGCATAAGAAACTGGAAATGGCTGAGCTGATGATTCAACAG TTTTCAAGTCAGTCAGGAATTCTGGATGCAAACCAGCAGTTGCAGATGGCATTGGAAGAGCGGGCAAACCTGGAAACACAGATTACTCAG CTGTCAGAGTCGCTTCGCCAGCTCCAGGTTGAAAGGGATCAGTATGTAGAGAAGCTGAAGGAGGAGGGCAGTATCTGGCAGCAGCGGGTACAGCAGCTCTCTGAGCAG GTCCATACGCtgatggaggaaaaggagaagaaTGTGACCCAGATTCAGGAGCTGGAAGCCAGTGTTACTGAGATGCTAAGCAGATCAG CAGCTAAGCCTAATGACAGTGAGCCTGCCCTGCCAGAAGGGCCCACGGAAGCTGAGCTGAGCCTGCAGGAAGAGGTCCAGCGGCTGCAACAAGAGAAGGAGGAACTTCATGGACAGTACCAGGTCCAGGTGCGGGATAATGAGCAGCTGAGCCACCTCAACCAGGAGcaggaggagcggctgcaggagCTCGAGAAGACTGTGCAGCGCTATAGCGAGGAGTCTGTGGACAGACAGCAGATCCTGGAAAACATGCAGAGCGACAAAGCCACCATCAGCCGAGCTCTCAGCCAAAACCGGGAGCTGAAGGAGCAGCTGGCTGAGCTGCAGAACGGCTTTGTCAAACTG ACAAATGAGAACATGGAGGTGACAAGCGCCCTGCAGTCGGAGCTGCATGTGAAGAAGGAATTGGCCAAGAAGATTGGGCAGCTACAGGAGAAGCTGGCTGAGCTCACAGAGACG GTGGAACTGAAAACGCAGGAGGCTCAGGGCCTGCAGGAGCAGCGGGATCAATACTATGGCCACTTGCAACAGTATACTGTGGCATACCAGCATCTGGCCAACGAGAAGGAGGAGCTGCATAAACAGTACTTGCTTCAGACACAGCTCATGGACCGTCTGCAGCATGAAGAAGTGCAAGGCAAAGTGACAGCGGAGTTGCACCTGAAGGAGCTGCAGCAGACCAAG GAAAGCCTGGCAGCTGTAGCCAAAGAAAACAGAGAGCTGCAGGCCCAGATCAGTCAGTTAGCAGCAGAGGTGGACGATAGAGTGTTGCACCGAGTGGAAG GAGATGGCGTGGAGACTGAAAAGATGATAGAAGAAACTGTGACATCTTCACTCGTGATCCCAGAGGATTTTGAAAGCCGTGAAGAAATG GTCACTTTCTTGACATCTGCCATGTCCCAAGTGGAGAAGGAGCGAGAGGAGATGAGAcagcagctggcggagcagaaACGACAATGTAGAGGTCTCCTGCAGCAAATTGCAGCTCTGAGGCAGGAGCAGCAACATAATGTCACATCAGGTGGAG GTTACACTACAGACACTGTCCCAGTGGAGGTTCATGAGGCTTTAAAAACTGCCATGGAGAAACTACAG TCCCGCTTCACAGACCTGATGCACGAGAAGGCTGACCTGAAGGACCGAGTGGAGGAGCTGGAGCATCGCTGCATACAGCTGTCTGGTGAAACAGACACAATTG GGGAGTATATTGCATTGTACCAGAGTCAGAGGGCTATCCTAAAACAGCGGCATCGGGAGAAAGAGGAGTATATTAGCCGGCTGGCCCAGGATAAGGAAGAGATGAAG ATGAAGTTATTGGAGCTCCAGGAGTTGGTGATGCGTCTGGTTGGGGAGAGGAATGAATGGTACAGCAAGTATTTGGCAGCTGCTCAGAACCCAGACCTGCTAGCAAGTCAAGAAAGTGGAAATGCCATTGCAGTTGAGAGGCGCATTGAACTGAATGCTACCGATGGAGAAG GACTGCGAGAGGTGAGTTTAGCAGATGAGCCAGAACAGGAGGCTGCAGTTCTTGAATCCCACGTATCTAGTCATAGCAAAGGCCCCCAGCCCAGTCCAGAGGATCCCACTGCTAAGCAAATCATGCAACTTCTGAGAGAAATCCAGAACCCTCAGGAGAGGGTGGGGTCCCTGTTGGAAAACCCCTGCATTCCTTTCTTCTATCGTGCCGATGAGAACGATGAGGTCAAGATCATGGTGATTTAA
- the GOLGA2 gene encoding golgin subfamily A member 2 isoform X4: MADGSRQIKLAAAKKKLKEYQQKNSPGATAAAKKKRKSKDGSRPETPTNDDRKSPENIQNILKVLVSDLNRSNGVAIPSLDKRKAYFDSDVAAHNAEQLAADVPVSSNSNSLPSCGSVMPGPGSIPLSQVQDADDPRNALDENRSLSSTESLRQLSEQLNGLVSQSTSYVNGESAVSSTNMKEMEKQQNQEAMNQLEKEKKGFEQKFAKEQGSLREQLQVHIQTIGILVSEKSELQTALAHTQQAARQKSGEAEDLAARLQSSRQRVSELERTLSSISTQQKQLEKHNREVVKERDSLKLDLYKQSKGSEELKQQNSELSERLHSLVSENSAMKLDLEDLHKKLEMAELMIQQFSSQSGILDANQQLQMALEERANLETQITQLSESLRQLQVERDQYVEKLKEEGSIWQQRVQQLSEQVHTLMEEKEKNVTQIQELEASVTEMLSRSAAKPNDSEPALPEGPTEAELSLQEEVQRLQQEKEELHGQYQVQVRDNEQLSHLNQEQEERLQELEKTVQRYSEESVDRQQILENMQSDKATISRALSQNRELKEQLAELQNGFVKLTNENMEVTSALQSELHVKKELAKKIGQLQEKLAELTETVELKTQEAQGLQEQRDQYYGHLQQYTVAYQHLANEKEELHKQYLLQTQLMDRLQHEEVQGKVTAELHLKELQQTKESLAAVAKENRELQAQISQLAAEVDDRVLHRVEGDGVETEKMIEETVTSSLVIPEDFESREEMVTFLTSAMSQVEKEREEMRQQLAEQKRQCRGLLQQIAALRQEQQHNVTSGGGYTTDTVPVEVHEALKTAMEKLQSRFTDLMHEKADLKDRVEELEHRCIQLSGETDTIGEYIALYQSQRAILKQRHREKEEYISRLAQDKEEMKMKLLELQELVMRLVGERNEWYSKYLAAAQNPDLLASQESGNAIAVERRIELNATDGEGLREVSLADEPEQEAAVLESHVSSHSKGPQPSPEDPTAKQIMQLLREIQNPQERVGSLLENPCIPFFYRADENDEVKIMVI, from the exons ATGGCGGACGGCAGCAGGCAGATCAAACTGGCCGCGGCTAAGAAGAAG CTGAAGGAATATCAGCAGAAGAACAGCCCTGGAGCAACAGCAGCGGCCAAGAAGAAACGAAAAAGTAAAGATGGAAGTAGACCTGAGACTCCAACAAATGATGACAGAAAGTCTCCTGAGAAC ATTCAGAACATTCTGAAGGTGCTGGTGTCAGACCTTAATCGATCCAATGGGGTAGCCATACCCTCATTGGACAAGAGGAAG GCATACTTTGACAGTGATGTTGCCGCTCATAATGCTGAACAGCTTGCTGCTGATGTCCCCGTGTCATCTAACAGCAACAGTCTACCTAGCTGTGGCTCTGTTATGCCTGGTCCTGGTAGCATACCGCTGTCACAG GTACAAGATGCTGATGATCCTAGAAATGCCTTGGATGAAAATAG GTCTCTCTCATCGACAGAGAGTCTCCGCCAGTTGTCTGAGCAGCTCAATGGCTTGGTGTCACAG TCCACATCCTATGTGAATGGTGAAAGTGCTGTCTCTTCCACAAATATGAAGGAGATGGAG AAACAGCAAAACCAAGAGGCTATGAATCAGCTGGAGAAG GAAAAGAAGGGGTTTGAACAGAAGTTTGCCAAGGAGCAAGGATCATTGAGGGAACAGCTACAG GTTCATATCCAGACTATTGGAATCCTAGTCTCTGAGAAATCTGAATTGCAGACAGCACTAGCACATACACAACAAGCTGCCCGGCAGAAATCAG GAGAAGCTGAAGACCTTGCTGCACGGTTGCAGTCATCTCGCCAGAGGGTATCTGAGCTGGAACGCACTCTGTCCTCCATCTCTACGCAGCAGAAACAGTTGGAGAAA CATAATAGAGAGGTAGTGAAGGAGCGAGACAGCCTGAAACTGGATCTGTACAAACAAAG CAAAGGCAGCGAGGAACTCAAGCAGCAGAACTCGGAACTGTCGGAGAGACTTCACTCCCTGGTCTCTGAGAACTCAGCCATGAAACTGGATTTGGAGGATTTGCATAAGAAACTGGAAATGGCTGAGCTGATGATTCAACAG TTTTCAAGTCAGTCAGGAATTCTGGATGCAAACCAGCAGTTGCAGATGGCATTGGAAGAGCGGGCAAACCTGGAAACACAGATTACTCAG CTGTCAGAGTCGCTTCGCCAGCTCCAGGTTGAAAGGGATCAGTATGTAGAGAAGCTGAAGGAGGAGGGCAGTATCTGGCAGCAGCGGGTACAGCAGCTCTCTGAGCAG GTCCATACGCtgatggaggaaaaggagaagaaTGTGACCCAGATTCAGGAGCTGGAAGCCAGTGTTACTGAGATGCTAAGCAGATCAG CAGCTAAGCCTAATGACAGTGAGCCTGCCCTGCCAGAAGGGCCCACGGAAGCTGAGCTGAGCCTGCAGGAAGAGGTCCAGCGGCTGCAACAAGAGAAGGAGGAACTTCATGGACAGTACCAGGTCCAGGTGCGGGATAATGAGCAGCTGAGCCACCTCAACCAGGAGcaggaggagcggctgcaggagCTCGAGAAGACTGTGCAGCGCTATAGCGAGGAGTCTGTGGACAGACAGCAGATCCTGGAAAACATGCAGAGCGACAAAGCCACCATCAGCCGAGCTCTCAGCCAAAACCGGGAGCTGAAGGAGCAGCTGGCTGAGCTGCAGAACGGCTTTGTCAAACTG ACAAATGAGAACATGGAGGTGACAAGCGCCCTGCAGTCGGAGCTGCATGTGAAGAAGGAATTGGCCAAGAAGATTGGGCAGCTACAGGAGAAGCTGGCTGAGCTCACAGAGACG GTGGAACTGAAAACGCAGGAGGCTCAGGGCCTGCAGGAGCAGCGGGATCAATACTATGGCCACTTGCAACAGTATACTGTGGCATACCAGCATCTGGCCAACGAGAAGGAGGAGCTGCATAAACAGTACTTGCTTCAGACACAGCTCATGGACCGTCTGCAGCATGAAGAAGTGCAAGGCAAAGTGACAGCGGAGTTGCACCTGAAGGAGCTGCAGCAGACCAAG GAAAGCCTGGCAGCTGTAGCCAAAGAAAACAGAGAGCTGCAGGCCCAGATCAGTCAGTTAGCAGCAGAGGTGGACGATAGAGTGTTGCACCGAGTGGAAG GAGATGGCGTGGAGACTGAAAAGATGATAGAAGAAACTGTGACATCTTCACTCGTGATCCCAGAGGATTTTGAAAGCCGTGAAGAAATG GTCACTTTCTTGACATCTGCCATGTCCCAAGTGGAGAAGGAGCGAGAGGAGATGAGAcagcagctggcggagcagaaACGACAATGTAGAGGTCTCCTGCAGCAAATTGCAGCTCTGAGGCAGGAGCAGCAACATAATGTCACATCAGGTGGAG GTTACACTACAGACACTGTCCCAGTGGAGGTTCATGAGGCTTTAAAAACTGCCATGGAGAAACTACAG TCCCGCTTCACAGACCTGATGCACGAGAAGGCTGACCTGAAGGACCGAGTGGAGGAGCTGGAGCATCGCTGCATACAGCTGTCTGGTGAAACAGACACAATTG GGGAGTATATTGCATTGTACCAGAGTCAGAGGGCTATCCTAAAACAGCGGCATCGGGAGAAAGAGGAGTATATTAGCCGGCTGGCCCAGGATAAGGAAGAGATGAAG ATGAAGTTATTGGAGCTCCAGGAGTTGGTGATGCGTCTGGTTGGGGAGAGGAATGAATGGTACAGCAAGTATTTGGCAGCTGCTCAGAACCCAGACCTGCTAGCAAGTCAAGAAAGTGGAAATGCCATTGCAGTTGAGAGGCGCATTGAACTGAATGCTACCGATGGAGAAG GACTGCGAGAGGTGAGTTTAGCAGATGAGCCAGAACAGGAGGCTGCAGTTCTTGAATCCCACGTATCTAGTCATAGCAAAGGCCCCCAGCCCAGTCCAGAGGATCCCACTGCTAAGCAAATCATGCAACTTCTGAGAGAAATCCAGAACCCTCAGGAGAGGGTGGGGTCCCTGTTGGAAAACCCCTGCATTCCTTTCTTCTATCGTGCCGATGAGAACGATGAGGTCAAGATCATGGTGATTTAA
- the GOLGA2 gene encoding golgin subfamily A member 2 isoform X5, producing the protein MADGSRQIKLAAAKKKLKEYQQKNSPGATAAAKKKRKSKDGSRPETPTNDDRKSPENIQNILKVLVSDLNRSNGVAIPSLDKRKAYFDSDVAAHNAEQLAADVPVSSNSNSLPSCGSVMPGPGSIPLSQVQDADDPRNALDENRSLSSTESLRQLSEQLNGLVSQSTSYVNGESAVSSTNMKEMEKQQNQEAMNQLEKEKKGFEQKFAKEQGSLREQLQVHIQTIGILVSEKSELQTALAHTQQAARQKSGEAEDLAARLQSSRQRVSELERTLSSISTQQKQLEKHNREVVKERDSLKLDLYKQSKGSEELKQQNSELSERLHSLVSENSAMKLDLEDLHKKLEMAELMIQQFSSQSGILDANQQLQMALEERANLETQITQLSESLRQLQVERDQYVEKLKEEGSIWQQRVQQLSEQVHTLMEEKEKNVTQIQELEASVTEMLSRSAKPNDSEPALPEGPTEAELSLQEEVQRLQQEKEELHGQYQVQVRDNEQLSHLNQEQEERLQELEKTVQRYSEESVDRQQILENMQSDKATISRALSQNRELKEQLAELQNGFVKLTNENMEVTSALQSELHVKKELAKKIGQLQEKLAELTETVELKTQEAQGLQEQRDQYYGHLQQYTVAYQHLANEKEELHKQYLLQTQLMDRLQHEEVQGKVTAELHLKELQQTKESLAAVAKENRELQAQISQLAAEVDDRVLHRVEGDGVETEKMIEETVTSSLVIPEDFESREEMVTFLTSAMSQVEKEREEMRQQLAEQKRQCRGLLQQIAALRQEQQHNVTSGGGYTTDTVPVEVHEALKTAMEKLQSRFTDLMHEKADLKDRVEELEHRCIQLSGETDTIGEYIALYQSQRAILKQRHREKEEYISRLAQDKEEMKMKLLELQELVMRLVGERNEWYSKYLAAAQNPDLLASQESGNAIAVERRIELNATDGEGLREVSLADEPEQEAAVLESHVSSHSKGPQPSPEDPTAKQIMQLLREIQNPQERVGSLLENPCIPFFYRADENDEVKIMVI; encoded by the exons ATGGCGGACGGCAGCAGGCAGATCAAACTGGCCGCGGCTAAGAAGAAG CTGAAGGAATATCAGCAGAAGAACAGCCCTGGAGCAACAGCAGCGGCCAAGAAGAAACGAAAAAGTAAAGATGGAAGTAGACCTGAGACTCCAACAAATGATGACAGAAAGTCTCCTGAGAAC ATTCAGAACATTCTGAAGGTGCTGGTGTCAGACCTTAATCGATCCAATGGGGTAGCCATACCCTCATTGGACAAGAGGAAG GCATACTTTGACAGTGATGTTGCCGCTCATAATGCTGAACAGCTTGCTGCTGATGTCCCCGTGTCATCTAACAGCAACAGTCTACCTAGCTGTGGCTCTGTTATGCCTGGTCCTGGTAGCATACCGCTGTCACAG GTACAAGATGCTGATGATCCTAGAAATGCCTTGGATGAAAATAG GTCTCTCTCATCGACAGAGAGTCTCCGCCAGTTGTCTGAGCAGCTCAATGGCTTGGTGTCACAG TCCACATCCTATGTGAATGGTGAAAGTGCTGTCTCTTCCACAAATATGAAGGAGATGGAG AAACAGCAAAACCAAGAGGCTATGAATCAGCTGGAGAAG GAAAAGAAGGGGTTTGAACAGAAGTTTGCCAAGGAGCAAGGATCATTGAGGGAACAGCTACAG GTTCATATCCAGACTATTGGAATCCTAGTCTCTGAGAAATCTGAATTGCAGACAGCACTAGCACATACACAACAAGCTGCCCGGCAGAAATCAG GAGAAGCTGAAGACCTTGCTGCACGGTTGCAGTCATCTCGCCAGAGGGTATCTGAGCTGGAACGCACTCTGTCCTCCATCTCTACGCAGCAGAAACAGTTGGAGAAA CATAATAGAGAGGTAGTGAAGGAGCGAGACAGCCTGAAACTGGATCTGTACAAACAAAG CAAAGGCAGCGAGGAACTCAAGCAGCAGAACTCGGAACTGTCGGAGAGACTTCACTCCCTGGTCTCTGAGAACTCAGCCATGAAACTGGATTTGGAGGATTTGCATAAGAAACTGGAAATGGCTGAGCTGATGATTCAACAG TTTTCAAGTCAGTCAGGAATTCTGGATGCAAACCAGCAGTTGCAGATGGCATTGGAAGAGCGGGCAAACCTGGAAACACAGATTACTCAG CTGTCAGAGTCGCTTCGCCAGCTCCAGGTTGAAAGGGATCAGTATGTAGAGAAGCTGAAGGAGGAGGGCAGTATCTGGCAGCAGCGGGTACAGCAGCTCTCTGAGCAG GTCCATACGCtgatggaggaaaaggagaagaaTGTGACCCAGATTCAGGAGCTGGAAGCCAGTGTTACTGAGATGCTAAGCAGATCAG CTAAGCCTAATGACAGTGAGCCTGCCCTGCCAGAAGGGCCCACGGAAGCTGAGCTGAGCCTGCAGGAAGAGGTCCAGCGGCTGCAACAAGAGAAGGAGGAACTTCATGGACAGTACCAGGTCCAGGTGCGGGATAATGAGCAGCTGAGCCACCTCAACCAGGAGcaggaggagcggctgcaggagCTCGAGAAGACTGTGCAGCGCTATAGCGAGGAGTCTGTGGACAGACAGCAGATCCTGGAAAACATGCAGAGCGACAAAGCCACCATCAGCCGAGCTCTCAGCCAAAACCGGGAGCTGAAGGAGCAGCTGGCTGAGCTGCAGAACGGCTTTGTCAAACTG ACAAATGAGAACATGGAGGTGACAAGCGCCCTGCAGTCGGAGCTGCATGTGAAGAAGGAATTGGCCAAGAAGATTGGGCAGCTACAGGAGAAGCTGGCTGAGCTCACAGAGACG GTGGAACTGAAAACGCAGGAGGCTCAGGGCCTGCAGGAGCAGCGGGATCAATACTATGGCCACTTGCAACAGTATACTGTGGCATACCAGCATCTGGCCAACGAGAAGGAGGAGCTGCATAAACAGTACTTGCTTCAGACACAGCTCATGGACCGTCTGCAGCATGAAGAAGTGCAAGGCAAAGTGACAGCGGAGTTGCACCTGAAGGAGCTGCAGCAGACCAAG GAAAGCCTGGCAGCTGTAGCCAAAGAAAACAGAGAGCTGCAGGCCCAGATCAGTCAGTTAGCAGCAGAGGTGGACGATAGAGTGTTGCACCGAGTGGAAG GAGATGGCGTGGAGACTGAAAAGATGATAGAAGAAACTGTGACATCTTCACTCGTGATCCCAGAGGATTTTGAAAGCCGTGAAGAAATG GTCACTTTCTTGACATCTGCCATGTCCCAAGTGGAGAAGGAGCGAGAGGAGATGAGAcagcagctggcggagcagaaACGACAATGTAGAGGTCTCCTGCAGCAAATTGCAGCTCTGAGGCAGGAGCAGCAACATAATGTCACATCAGGTGGAG GTTACACTACAGACACTGTCCCAGTGGAGGTTCATGAGGCTTTAAAAACTGCCATGGAGAAACTACAG TCCCGCTTCACAGACCTGATGCACGAGAAGGCTGACCTGAAGGACCGAGTGGAGGAGCTGGAGCATCGCTGCATACAGCTGTCTGGTGAAACAGACACAATTG GGGAGTATATTGCATTGTACCAGAGTCAGAGGGCTATCCTAAAACAGCGGCATCGGGAGAAAGAGGAGTATATTAGCCGGCTGGCCCAGGATAAGGAAGAGATGAAG ATGAAGTTATTGGAGCTCCAGGAGTTGGTGATGCGTCTGGTTGGGGAGAGGAATGAATGGTACAGCAAGTATTTGGCAGCTGCTCAGAACCCAGACCTGCTAGCAAGTCAAGAAAGTGGAAATGCCATTGCAGTTGAGAGGCGCATTGAACTGAATGCTACCGATGGAGAAG GACTGCGAGAGGTGAGTTTAGCAGATGAGCCAGAACAGGAGGCTGCAGTTCTTGAATCCCACGTATCTAGTCATAGCAAAGGCCCCCAGCCCAGTCCAGAGGATCCCACTGCTAAGCAAATCATGCAACTTCTGAGAGAAATCCAGAACCCTCAGGAGAGGGTGGGGTCCCTGTTGGAAAACCCCTGCATTCCTTTCTTCTATCGTGCCGATGAGAACGATGAGGTCAAGATCATGGTGATTTAA